One window of the Salvia miltiorrhiza cultivar Shanhuang (shh) chromosome 6, IMPLAD_Smil_shh, whole genome shotgun sequence genome contains the following:
- the LOC130990678 gene encoding glutathione S-transferase T3-like produces MDGDNNSFFNSQNFNPSQDYYPNLADIPSSNEFPEFDYAMNSEFSHNPTDSPISEYHQTSENFSANPSNNAQSWTDIEDISLMSTWCFVSNNPIVGTNRNSKSFWKTVADMYEQSRVDNSEIGDRRSIKSLRNRYKRLNKNVTLWVAAYKKAYERRASGQSKEDIEKAAQAIYGKPKFTHHEVFEKVMSSYPNWELKLDSTGYVRRSHPDDEDSVDESRSSSKKSMTDEDVDHPTDSTPETPGSDASKFHRPIGRDKAKAKAKRKGKQTESQSSIVSDAFTAELREMRITREKEMKTSTLNTLMKKNQLSPDEEALKRRLMTELYGM; encoded by the coding sequence ATGGATGGAGACAATaattctttcttcaactctcaaaatttcaatcccTCCCAAGACTATTATCCAAATCTTGCTGATATTCCAAGCTCCAATGAATTCCCAGAGTTTGATTATGCTATGAATTCAGAATTCTCGCATAATCCAACTGATTCTCCTATTTCTGAATATCACCAAACCTCTGAAAATTTTTCTGCAAACCCTTCCAACAATGCGCAAAGTTGGACTGATATAGAAGATATATCACTAATGTCTACTTGGTGCTTTGTCAGTAACAATCCAATTGTTGGCACTAACCGAAATAGTAAGTCGTTTTGGAAAACTGTTGCAGATATGTATGAGCAAAGTCGAGTAGATAATTCAGAAATTGGAGATCGAAGGAGCATCAAATCATTGAGGAACCGTTACAAACGCCTCAACAAAAATGTAACTCTGTGGGTTGCTGCATACAAGAAAGCATATGAGCGACGAGCGAGTGGTCAGTCTAAAGAGGATATCGAGAAAGCAGCTCAAGCGATTTACGGTAAACCTAAGTTTACTCACCATGAGGTGTTTGAAAAAGTTATGAGCAGCTATCCGAACTGGGAACTGAAATTGGATAGTACTGGTTACGTACGACGTTCTCACCCAGACGACGAAGACAGTGTTGACGAAAGTCGTAGCAGCTCAAAAAAATCGATGACAGATGAAGATGTGGATCATCCAACCGACTCCACTCCAGAAACTCCAGGTAGTGATGCTTCAAAATTTCATCGTCCTATTGGTAGGGATAAAGCTAAAGCTAAGgctaaaagaaaaggaaaacaaacaGAATCACAATCTTCGATAGTTTCAGATGCTTTCACTGCTGAACTACGTGAAATGAGAATCACACgcgaaaaagaaatgaaaacatCTACGTTGAATACGTTAATGAAAAAAAACCAGTTATCTCCAGATGAGGAAGCTCTCAAACGTCGGCTAATGACAGAACTTTATGGAATGTAA